The following proteins are co-located in the Rhea pennata isolate bPtePen1 chromosome 2, bPtePen1.pri, whole genome shotgun sequence genome:
- the GPR20 gene encoding G-protein coupled receptor 20 yields the protein MPTSSTQMSVTDPINSTQGPNSSLQLFSKFIHPDKELYSEFYNLWIALMVVNAIIFLVGVVLNSLALYVFCFRTKTKTTSVIYTINLIVTDLLVGFSLPVRLIMFYSAGDCLNCSLVHIFGYFVNMYCSILFLTCICVDRYLAIVQAEASRKWRNPTCAKGICVFIWIFATVVTFSILSMAIQFAHCCLSKILALMVCEYFFPLIIIIFFTTRIMCALSKPSLMHQSRERRMRAVQLLITVLIIFMICFTPFHVRQVAISINQDMPHDVSLIVYHVTVTLSSLNSCMDPIVYCFVTNNFQSTMKNIFRKTEPEQTSVDILGMNKNTKGSNAIIAFSNTIGSPLSLPTASSAQI from the coding sequence ATGCCAACCTCCTCCACCCAAATGTCAGTCACTGACCCTATCAACTCTACACAGGGACCCAACTCCAGCCTCCAGTTGTTCTCCAAGTTCATCCACCCTGACAAAGAACTGTACAGTGAATTTTACAACCTGTGGATTGCCCTGATGGTGGTCAATGCCATCATTTTCCTGGTGGGGGTTGTGCTAAACAGCCTGGCACTGTATGTCTTCTGCTTCCGTACCAAGACAAAAACCACCTCCGTTATCTATACCATCAACTTGATTGTTACGGATCTCTTGGTGGGCTTCTCCTTGCCTGTGCGGCTCATCATGTTCTACAGTGCAGGAGACTGCCTGAACTGTTCCTTGGTTCATATCTTTGGCTACTTTGTCAACATGTACTGCAGCATCCTCTTCTTGACATGCATCTGTGTTGATCGCTATCTTGCAATCGTACAGGCGGAGGCCTCACGTAAATGGAGGAACCCCACCTGTGCCAAGGGGATCTGTGTGTTTATTTGGATCTTTGCAACGGTGGTGACTTTCTCCATTCTGAGCATGGCAATACAGTTTGCCCACTGCTGCCTCTCCAAGATCCTGGCCCTGATGGTCTGTGAGTACTTCTTCCCTCTCATCATAATCATCTTCTTCACCACCAGGATTATGTGTGCTCTGTCCAAGCCCAGCCTCATGCACCAGAGTCGGGAGAGGAGAATGAGGGCTGTGCAACTCCTAATCACTGTCCTCATCATCTTTATGATCTGCTTCACTCCCTTCCACGTGCGACAGGTAGCAATCTCCATCAACCAAGATATGCCCCATGATGTCAGCCTCATTGTCTACCATGTGACAGTGACTCTGAGTAGCCTCAACAGCTGCATGGACCCCATTGTCTACTGCTTTGTCACCAATAACTTTCAGTCTACCATGAAAAACATCTTCAGGAAAACCGAGCCAGAACAAACCAGTGTGGACATTCTGGGTATGAACAAGAACACCAAGGGCTCCAATGCAATCATTGCCTTCTCAAACACAATAGGAAGCCCTCTGAGCTTGCCAACAGCAAGCAGTGCCCAGATCTAA